One genomic window of Spirochaetota bacterium includes the following:
- a CDS encoding DMT family transporter, whose product MYALLCALFLAIGDALVKNAPRIHPVTVAAGRIFFSLPVLWIIAIVKGIPAIDHRIVYAFILSPPLEVIALVLYMHALQISPMYRTLPFLAFTPLLLILTSWFMLGEKVTVWGALGIVCVVGGTYSLYFKPGQRLDEPLKTIVSDKGSLLMLAVAFLYSITANFGKMGVMYSSPSFFGAVYFTILTLILIIWSMVVDSIKRIFSKEILLIGITQGVMITFHMLALEIAPVSYMISVKRSSMLFGIIFGSLFFGEKNVLQHSIAALIILTGIGFISILG is encoded by the coding sequence ATCTATGCACTTTTGTGTGCACTGTTTTTAGCCATTGGCGATGCGCTTGTTAAAAATGCACCACGTATACATCCTGTCACAGTGGCTGCAGGGCGTATATTTTTTTCATTACCGGTGTTATGGATCATAGCTATTGTTAAAGGCATTCCTGCTATAGATCATAGGATTGTGTATGCATTTATTCTCTCTCCGCCACTTGAAGTTATCGCGCTGGTACTGTACATGCATGCATTGCAAATTTCACCAATGTACCGCACGTTACCATTTTTAGCGTTCACACCGCTTTTACTCATCCTTACTTCATGGTTTATGCTAGGAGAAAAGGTAACTGTATGGGGTGCGCTTGGCATTGTGTGTGTAGTTGGTGGAACCTATAGCTTGTATTTTAAGCCTGGACAGCGTTTGGATGAGCCATTAAAAACTATAGTATCTGACAAGGGGTCGCTTTTAATGCTTGCAGTTGCATTTTTATACAGTATAACAGCAAATTTTGGTAAAATGGGGGTGATGTATTCAAGTCCATCTTTTTTTGGAGCAGTATATTTTACAATTCTGACTTTAATTTTGATTATATGGTCAATGGTTGTAGATAGTATAAAGCGTATTTTTTCTAAAGAAATCTTGCTCATTGGTATCACACAGGGTGTCATGATTACGTTTCATATGTTAGCTCTGGAGATAGCTCCGGTAAGCTATATGATTTCGGTTAAGCGTTCCAGTATGCTGTTTGGGATCATTTTTGGCTCTCTATTCTTTGGCGAGAAGAATGTACTGCAGCACAGCATTGCAGCATTGATTATTCTTACAGGAATTGGCTTTATCAGCATACTTGGTTGA
- a CDS encoding ABC transporter ATP-binding protein, with protein sequence MKAIVTIENLTISFTNLYGKSYAVRNLSLSIPQGKTLGLVGESGCGKSVTAYSILNLVPKPGTIESGTITYNSIDLLRCPDSTLRSIRGKNISMIFQEPMTSLNPVFTIGYQVQEAVEVHLHYKNKEAKEYTIELLGKAGIPNPSQRYYAYPHQLSGGLRQRAMIAMALAAHPDLLIADEPTTALDVTIQSQILDLLMTLQSTEHMSMLLITHDLGIVANTADYIAIMYAGEIVEMALTKEIFENPLHPYTHGLMNCIPSLRKTAKRLYTIPGNVPLITQPPQGCVFHPRCYLGDSECLQNPVILEEKTKGHFVRCIKCKGR encoded by the coding sequence ATGAAAGCGATAGTAACTATAGAAAACCTCACCATTTCTTTTACAAATCTGTACGGCAAAAGCTATGCAGTACGAAATCTATCGTTGTCCATCCCCCAAGGCAAAACATTAGGGCTTGTTGGAGAATCAGGATGTGGTAAATCGGTAACTGCATATTCAATACTTAACCTGGTGCCAAAACCTGGCACAATTGAATCCGGCACTATCACCTACAATTCCATTGATCTACTGCGCTGCCCTGATTCCACACTCCGTTCAATTCGTGGTAAAAACATTTCCATGATATTTCAGGAACCCATGACATCGCTTAACCCTGTATTTACAATTGGCTACCAGGTGCAGGAAGCTGTTGAAGTTCATTTACACTACAAAAACAAAGAAGCAAAAGAATACACCATTGAACTTTTAGGAAAAGCAGGTATACCCAATCCCTCACAGAGGTACTACGCCTATCCCCACCAGCTTTCCGGTGGATTACGTCAGCGTGCAATGATTGCAATGGCACTTGCTGCTCACCCTGACCTTTTGATTGCTGATGAGCCAACAACAGCACTTGATGTCACCATTCAATCACAGATATTAGATTTGCTCATGACACTGCAGTCTACAGAGCATATGTCCATGCTTTTAATAACTCATGATTTGGGGATAGTTGCCAATACGGCTGATTATATTGCAATAATGTATGCAGGTGAAATTGTAGAGATGGCGCTAACAAAAGAGATTTTTGAAAATCCATTACATCCATACACTCACGGACTCATGAACTGCATACCCAGCTTACGCAAAACCGCCAAAAGGCTGTATACCATTCCCGGAAATGTGCCACTTATTACACAGCCACCCCAGGGGTGTGTGTTCCACCCACGATGTTATTTGGGTGATAGCGAATGTTTACAAAATCCTGTTATTCTGGAAGAGAAAACAAAAGGACATTTTGTTCGTTGCATTAAATGCAAGGGCAGGTAA
- a CDS encoding YibE/F family protein, whose amino-acid sequence MKKIFFIFFIISMALPLLAKTPYDDERIFTRATITKIERHRIAGDDYYPLYETRIHVTILDGNLKGQSKIATFRGEHDLPKDMFYKTGDVVFIGISKSGEENTPEYISLYDIDNTSMIIFLALLLVVSVLVIGKTKGVLSLIALIITILLLFFVLIPLTLKGYPPLPVAIVIAIISTAITLPVIAGFQKKTLAAILGASCGIIIAAILAFIVGNMMHLSGFVTNEMLTVFYVADVTIDVRGLALASIIIAALGAVMDVCISIASATAEIYNANPDLTHKQAFRSVLNIGTDILGSMVNTLILAYVGSSLSLILLISMRIQPGMPLWMIFNYNPILSEIVKSIIGSIGMFICIPITAYISVHLYGPKRIT is encoded by the coding sequence ATGAAAAAAATATTCTTTATTTTCTTTATTATATCTATGGCTTTACCTTTACTTGCCAAAACACCTTATGACGATGAAAGAATATTTACCCGTGCAACGATAACAAAGATTGAAAGGCACCGTATAGCTGGTGATGATTACTATCCTCTGTACGAAACCAGAATCCATGTTACTATTTTAGATGGCAATTTAAAGGGACAATCAAAAATAGCTACCTTCAGGGGCGAACATGATTTGCCAAAAGATATGTTTTATAAAACAGGTGATGTGGTATTCATTGGCATATCTAAATCAGGTGAAGAAAATACTCCGGAATACATTTCGTTATATGATATTGATAACACATCAATGATTATTTTTCTTGCATTGTTGCTGGTAGTATCTGTTTTAGTTATAGGGAAAACAAAAGGCGTTCTTTCGCTTATTGCATTAATAATTACCATACTGTTGCTCTTCTTTGTATTAATACCACTGACATTAAAAGGATATCCACCATTACCTGTGGCGATAGTTATCGCTATAATATCCACTGCAATAACATTGCCGGTAATAGCTGGATTTCAAAAAAAGACACTTGCTGCAATATTGGGTGCATCATGTGGAATAATCATTGCAGCAATCCTTGCATTTATCGTTGGCAATATGATGCACCTATCAGGATTTGTGACCAATGAAATGCTTACAGTATTTTATGTTGCTGATGTAACGATTGATGTTCGAGGATTAGCACTTGCAAGCATTATCATTGCTGCATTAGGCGCAGTAATGGATGTGTGTATATCCATAGCATCAGCTACAGCAGAAATATACAACGCAAATCCAGATTTAACCCATAAACAGGCTTTCAGATCAGTTTTAAATATAGGAACTGACATACTGGGATCAATGGTAAATACGTTGATATTGGCGTATGTGGGAAGCTCGCTATCGTTAATTTTGCTTATTTCTATGCGCATACAGCCGGGTATGCCCCTGTGGATGATATTTAACTACAACCCCATTTTAAGTGAGATAGTAAAATCAATCATAGGCAGTATTGGCATGTTTATATGTATACCAATTACCGCCTATATTTCAGTTCATCTATATGGACCAAAAAGGATTACATAA